One stretch of Chryseobacterium sp. LJ668 DNA includes these proteins:
- the hemB gene encoding porphobilinogen synthase: MIYSRNRRLRVNESMRALVQECSLSTNDFVMPIFVMEGENKEEAISSMPGIFRRSVDLTVKECKELFSLGVKAVNLYMKVSENLKDNTGKEAWNKDGLMQNTIKAIKDAVPEMVIMTDVALDPYSIYGHDGIIENGKILNDATNEALARMSVSHAEAGADIVAPSDMMDGRVLAIREALEQSGFHDVGILSYAAKYASSFYGPFRSALDSAPKDNMEIPKDKKTYQMDFHNSREALNEVFKDVEEGADIIMIKPGLPYLDIVAKVREAIDLPIAVYNVSGEYAMLKAAAQNGWLDNDKAIIESLTCFKRAGADMIFTYAAKEAAILLNR; this comes from the coding sequence ATGATCTATTCAAGAAACCGAAGATTAAGAGTAAATGAATCTATGAGAGCGTTGGTGCAAGAATGCAGTCTTTCAACAAACGATTTTGTGATGCCGATCTTCGTAATGGAGGGTGAAAATAAAGAAGAAGCAATCTCATCAATGCCAGGAATTTTCAGACGAAGCGTAGATCTGACTGTTAAAGAATGTAAGGAGTTATTTTCTTTAGGCGTAAAGGCTGTCAATCTTTACATGAAAGTTTCCGAAAATCTGAAAGATAACACAGGAAAAGAAGCCTGGAATAAAGACGGATTGATGCAAAATACTATTAAAGCAATCAAAGATGCAGTTCCCGAAATGGTGATTATGACTGATGTTGCACTAGATCCTTATTCAATTTACGGTCACGACGGAATCATAGAAAACGGAAAAATTCTTAACGATGCAACAAACGAAGCTCTGGCAAGAATGTCAGTATCTCATGCAGAAGCGGGCGCAGACATTGTCGCACCAAGTGATATGATGGACGGCAGAGTTCTCGCGATTCGAGAAGCATTGGAACAAAGCGGTTTTCATGATGTCGGAATTTTAAGTTATGCTGCAAAATATGCTAGTTCATTCTATGGCCCGTTTCGAAGTGCTCTTGACAGCGCACCAAAAGATAATATGGAAATTCCGAAAGATAAAAAGACCTATCAGATGGATTTTCACAATTCTCGTGAAGCATTAAATGAAGTTTTTAAAGATGTTGAAGAAGGTGCAGATATCATCATGATCAAACCCGGTCTTCCTTATTTAGATATCGTTGCCAAAGTGCGTGAAGCGATTGATTTACCAATTGCAGTTTACAATGTAAGCGGTGAATATGCAATGCTGAAAGCCGCTGCACAAAACGGCTGGTTAGATAATGATAAAGCAATCATTGAAAGTTTAACTTGCTTTAAAAGAGCAGGCGCCGATATGATTTTCACTTACGCAGCAAAAGAAGCAGCAATTCTTTTAAACAGGTAA
- a CDS encoding TM2 domain-containing protein translates to MENYGYTKDGNTQQQNNMPYKSEKKIPAALLGLLVGWLALNKFYLGYTKEGVIQLVLNVVTCGVASIIPFIEGIIYLFMSDEQFDNTYVHNKKGWL, encoded by the coding sequence ATGGAAAATTACGGTTACACAAAAGACGGCAATACTCAACAACAAAATAATATGCCTTATAAGTCAGAAAAGAAAATTCCGGCTGCACTTTTAGGTCTTCTTGTCGGTTGGTTAGCTTTAAATAAATTCTATTTGGGATATACAAAAGAAGGAGTTATTCAATTAGTACTAAATGTTGTTACTTGTGGGGTAGCATCAATTATCCCATTTATCGAAGGAATCATTTATCTGTTTATGAGCGATGAACAATTTGACAATACATATGTTCACAACAAAAAAGGCTGGTTGTAA
- a CDS encoding ABC transporter ATP-binding protein, which translates to MIYGTLFLTFLGALAAQVNPLVLKYTVDEVTKLTHLPNPMNEGIHILIVISVILLGKELLNIFINFGQKFYGEKIRINVSSVLAQSAIDKILTYRVAYFNDENHDSGKLQIRIDRGIESLTKLVQNFFIDILPLFSNAFIALIIMYMQNVYVGIVSTIIVPIYFYISSLQAKKLGGVRRTLRNQREKKTSGLLNLINSIMVIKSFVREKFEGKKQYDLQMQLMDSQMFTRKTNFIYDGLKTFIEQFGVVLIILLTVYLVLDQQMTIGAIMLHIMLFNNVSSPIRQLHRIYDDMNDAMIYAEGYFDILDAENEEEPNGTFTENKIIGNFELKNVNFTYPNGTKALNDVSMLIENGKTTALVGLSGAGKSTVINLLCKFYLPDSGEITLDKIDLNAYENTFLRSDLGLVLQKNHIFQGSIEDNIRYGNMNASFEEIQEAAKKAYLHEQIIELPEQYNHDATQLSGGQQQRIAIARLFLKNPPIIFLDEPTASLDAIATEQIKNSLDAIKSGRTVVIISHSLSQILDSDKIYVMKKGHVVESGTHDELFKKNGTYREIFDASARSLNLDRLMKTYKDEN; encoded by the coding sequence ATGATTTACGGAACTTTATTTTTAACTTTCCTGGGTGCCTTAGCTGCACAGGTCAATCCATTAGTTTTGAAATATACAGTAGATGAAGTGACAAAACTCACGCATCTGCCGAACCCGATGAATGAAGGAATACATATTCTAATCGTTATTTCTGTTATTTTATTAGGAAAAGAGCTCCTGAATATTTTTATCAATTTCGGACAGAAATTTTATGGCGAAAAAATCAGGATTAATGTGAGTTCGGTTTTGGCACAGTCGGCGATTGATAAAATTTTAACATACCGCGTTGCTTATTTTAATGATGAAAATCATGACTCCGGAAAGCTACAAATCAGAATAGACAGAGGCATTGAAAGCTTGACGAAATTGGTTCAAAACTTTTTTATCGATATTCTTCCGTTATTTTCAAATGCATTTATTGCCTTGATTATCATGTACATGCAGAATGTTTACGTAGGAATTGTTTCTACCATCATCGTCCCTATTTATTTTTATATCAGTTCGTTACAGGCGAAAAAACTGGGCGGAGTGAGAAGGACTTTAAGAAATCAGCGTGAGAAGAAAACGTCGGGGCTTTTAAATTTAATCAACTCAATTATGGTGATTAAAAGTTTTGTCCGCGAAAAATTTGAAGGAAAAAAACAGTATGATCTCCAAATGCAGTTGATGGATAGCCAGATGTTTACCAGGAAAACCAATTTTATTTATGACGGATTAAAAACCTTTATAGAGCAGTTCGGTGTAGTTCTCATTATTCTTTTAACGGTTTATCTGGTTTTGGACCAGCAAATGACCATCGGTGCGATCATGCTCCACATCATGCTTTTTAATAATGTTTCTTCACCTATTAGACAATTGCACAGAATTTATGATGATATGAATGATGCGATGATCTATGCAGAAGGATATTTTGATATTTTGGACGCCGAAAATGAAGAAGAACCCAATGGAACTTTTACAGAGAATAAAATCATAGGAAATTTTGAATTAAAAAATGTAAACTTTACCTATCCAAATGGTACAAAAGCGTTAAACGATGTTTCTATGTTAATAGAGAACGGTAAAACTACCGCTTTAGTCGGGTTGAGCGGCGCCGGAAAATCTACAGTGATCAATCTTTTATGTAAATTCTATCTTCCGGATTCGGGCGAAATTACGCTTGATAAAATCGATTTAAATGCATATGAAAATACCTTTCTGCGTAGCGATTTAGGATTGGTTTTGCAGAAAAACCATATTTTTCAGGGAAGTATTGAAGACAATATCCGTTACGGAAATATGAACGCAAGTTTTGAAGAGATTCAGGAGGCTGCCAAAAAAGCCTACCTGCATGAACAGATTATTGAGCTTCCCGAACAGTATAATCACGATGCAACCCAGCTTTCTGGCGGACAGCAGCAACGTATTGCAATCGCAAGATTATTTCTGAAAAATCCACCGATTATTTTCCTGGATGAACCCACTGCAAGTCTCGACGCTATCGCCACAGAACAGATTAAAAACTCACTGGATGCAATAAAATCGGGAAGAACAGTTGTCATTATCTCACATTCGCTTTCGCAGATTTTAGATTCAGATAAAATTTATGTAATGAAAAAAGGGCATGTCGTCGAGAGCGGAACGCATGACGAACTCTTCAAAAAAAACGGAACGTATAGAGAAATTTTTGATGCTTCAGCAAGAAGCTTAAATTTGGATCGTTTAATGAAAACGTATAAAGATGAAAACTAA
- a CDS encoding peptidoglycan DD-metalloendopeptidase family protein, which yields MKTKLLMIIFSFLNCWVFSQYRCPMNSGTIILFQPKPDFHPYDHPDETRDRIQSKNNQVISVSSGKVIKIIQSDSDYSIIIKSSSDNFFVYSNLSNTLFKENDSVEKDQLLGLAIYDKYYASYVMDFQFWKKDESVKVDLKCSNPD from the coding sequence ATGAAAACTAAACTTTTAATGATAATATTTTCATTTTTAAACTGTTGGGTTTTCTCTCAATATCGTTGTCCAATGAATAGTGGGACAATTATTTTATTTCAGCCAAAACCAGATTTTCATCCCTATGATCATCCAGATGAAACTAGAGACAGAATACAATCAAAAAATAATCAGGTTATAAGTGTTTCTAGTGGAAAAGTTATAAAAATTATTCAGTCAGATTCAGATTATTCAATAATTATAAAAAGCAGTAGCGATAACTTTTTTGTTTACTCAAATTTATCTAACACTTTATTTAAAGAGAATGATTCAGTAGAAAAAGATCAATTACTTGGATTGGCTATTTACGATAAATATTATGCTTCATATGTAATGGATTTTCAATTTTGGAAAAAAGATGAATCAGTTAAAGTTGATCTAAAATGTTCAAATCCTGATTAG
- a CDS encoding helix-turn-helix transcriptional regulator gives MNDHYLKKLDRVTAILTQLQSKPIVRAQDLAEKFEVSVRTIYRDVKTLENAGIPIVGEAGSGYSLMDGYKLPPVMFTKEEVLSFITAEKLMQKFSHQSLGNHYQTAMEKVRSVLKYSDRNLIQNIEKQIDIYNYYPKTEDKIKNIIPTILESIAEKRQLTLEYGTADSKISERTVEVVGVFFEFNFWYIMAFCTLRNDFRQFRVDRILKIIKTQNPFLQEYGQINDYRRHGNGNKTKVRLLVDKKIISHLTNSKKYYGLIEEIDTENGVEMIFETDWIIEGFPRWLITFADYAEILEPESLKITMRDLLNDISININKA, from the coding sequence ATGAACGATCATTATCTGAAAAAACTAGACCGCGTTACAGCAATTCTCACCCAGCTGCAGTCGAAACCGATTGTCAGAGCACAGGATTTGGCTGAAAAATTTGAAGTAAGTGTCAGAACAATCTATCGTGATGTAAAGACATTGGAAAACGCAGGAATTCCCATTGTTGGTGAAGCGGGAAGTGGTTATTCTCTGATGGATGGCTACAAACTCCCCCCCGTGATGTTTACCAAAGAAGAGGTTTTAAGTTTTATTACAGCTGAAAAACTGATGCAGAAATTTTCACATCAAAGTCTGGGAAACCATTACCAGACCGCCATGGAAAAAGTACGTTCTGTGCTGAAATATTCTGACAGAAATTTAATTCAAAACATCGAAAAACAGATTGATATTTACAATTACTATCCTAAAACAGAGGATAAAATTAAAAATATCATTCCCACTATTTTAGAAAGTATTGCCGAAAAGCGTCAGTTGACTTTAGAATATGGAACTGCAGATTCTAAAATTTCAGAGCGAACCGTTGAAGTAGTCGGGGTCTTTTTTGAGTTCAATTTTTGGTACATTATGGCTTTTTGTACCTTGAGGAATGATTTCAGGCAATTCAGAGTCGACAGGATTTTAAAAATCATTAAAACTCAAAATCCTTTTTTACAGGAATACGGACAGATCAACGATTACCGCAGACATGGGAATGGTAATAAAACTAAAGTAAGGCTTTTAGTGGATAAGAAAATTATCTCACATCTCACCAATTCTAAAAAATATTACGGTTTAATCGAAGAAATTGATACAGAAAACGGCGTTGAAATGATTTTTGAAACCGATTGGATCATTGAAGGGTTTCCTAGATGGCTAATTACTTTTGCAGATTATGCCGAGATTCTCGAGCCAGAATCTTTAAAAATTACAATGAGAGATCTGCTCAATGATATATCAATCAATATCAATAAAGCCTGA
- a CDS encoding DinB family protein: MTTTTTTATTQFISAAQLLEHWQGHRNLTRRVIEMFPEKDLFEFSIGKMRPFAKLAVELISIGGPALKGIVEAQVEAFSEEAFQPKTKEDILAKWDEETEVINHYFNKISEERFQETFNLFGQYEFPVYQNILYFVDNEIHHRGQGFVYLRALGIDPPFFWERF; this comes from the coding sequence ATGACAACTACAACGACGACAGCAACGACACAGTTTATCAGTGCAGCACAATTGTTAGAACATTGGCAAGGACACAGAAATCTGACCAGAAGAGTGATTGAAATGTTCCCGGAAAAAGATTTATTTGAGTTTTCGATAGGCAAGATGAGACCTTTTGCGAAATTAGCCGTTGAGCTCATCAGCATCGGCGGTCCGGCTTTGAAGGGGATTGTAGAAGCGCAGGTCGAAGCATTTTCTGAAGAAGCTTTCCAACCGAAAACAAAAGAAGATATTCTGGCAAAATGGGATGAAGAAACGGAAGTGATCAACCATTATTTCAATAAAATTTCTGAGGAAAGATTTCAGGAGACTTTTAATTTATTTGGGCAATATGAATTCCCTGTATATCAAAATATTCTTTATTTCGTTGATAATGAAATTCATCATCGTGGACAAGGATTTGTTTACCTGAGAGCTTTGGGAATTGATCCACCATTTTTCTGGGAAAGATTCTAA
- a CDS encoding cob(I)yrinic acid a,c-diamide adenosyltransferase: MKIYTKTGDKGQTALYGGTRVSKASARVESYGNIDELNSFIGIAKSQITDNEVLRQLKKIQFDLFTVGSEAATPVDKLMLANGKSRLTLIISDLEIEELENWMDAFEETLEPLQYFILPGGGKSATFLHAARTICRRAERSLVFLNESEEVRPELIKYLNRLSDYLFVLARYISKINNEPEEYWNPNER, translated from the coding sequence ATGAAAATTTATACCAAAACAGGAGATAAAGGGCAGACCGCTTTGTACGGTGGAACGCGTGTTTCAAAGGCCAGTGCAAGAGTAGAAAGTTACGGAAATATCGATGAGCTAAACTCGTTTATCGGAATCGCAAAAAGTCAAATTACAGATAATGAGGTTTTAAGGCAACTTAAAAAAATTCAGTTTGATTTGTTTACAGTCGGTTCAGAAGCCGCGACTCCCGTTGATAAACTGATGCTTGCCAACGGAAAATCACGACTTACACTGATCATTTCTGATCTTGAAATTGAAGAACTTGAAAACTGGATGGATGCTTTTGAAGAAACATTAGAGCCGTTACAATATTTCATCCTTCCCGGCGGCGGAAAGTCTGCAACATTTTTGCATGCAGCCAGAACGATTTGCAGAAGAGCAGAACGGTCGTTGGTTTTTTTAAACGAATCTGAAGAAGTACGCCCAGAATTGATAAAATATTTAAACAGACTTTCAGACTATCTTTTTGTTTTAGCAAGATATATTTCAAAAATTAACAACGAGCCGGAAGAATACTGGAATCCCAATGAGAGATAA
- a CDS encoding tetratricopeptide repeat protein, whose protein sequence is MKNIFLLFLLLLSHSAFCQDITVYLDEGNELISKNKFSNAENTFRKGLKEDPENPILKSQLALTLINQNKNDEAEKVLGEILVNQPEFIAALWYGGINNFTKSKPDLRKAIYYFEKAYHLLDPNSPQYFAVNYYIGRSYRKLLYLEGLTYQEVDRMLETYKKYVELQSNAEDSIDAKSFIKKVEEKRPGKNVGKWIITTQQNIEEIINKTTK, encoded by the coding sequence ATGAAAAACATATTTCTACTCTTCCTACTTTTGTTGTCCCACTCAGCATTTTGTCAGGATATTACGGTTTATCTTGATGAGGGAAACGAATTGATATCAAAAAATAAATTTTCAAATGCTGAAAATACTTTCAGAAAAGGTCTGAAGGAAGATCCCGAAAATCCGATCTTGAAATCACAACTCGCTTTGACGTTGATCAATCAGAATAAAAATGATGAAGCAGAAAAAGTACTGGGTGAGATTTTAGTTAATCAGCCAGAATTCATAGCTGCACTTTGGTATGGCGGAATCAATAATTTCACCAAAAGCAAACCCGATTTAAGAAAAGCCATATACTATTTTGAGAAAGCTTATCATTTACTTGATCCGAATTCACCACAATATTTTGCAGTAAATTATTATATCGGGAGATCTTACAGAAAGCTTTTATATTTGGAAGGTCTTACGTATCAGGAAGTTGACCGTATGCTAGAAACGTATAAAAAATATGTAGAATTACAATCTAATGCGGAAGATAGTATAGACGCAAAAAGTTTTATAAAAAAAGTTGAAGAGAAAAGACCCGGCAAAAATGTTGGAAAATGGATCATTACTACGCAGCAGAATATTGAAGAGATAATTAATAAAACTACAAAATGA
- a CDS encoding thiamine diphosphokinase codes for MSTKVLLFINGDAPKSFPDPENYDLIACTDGAFHYLKQLNFPLENLDFISGDFDSHSGSDENVYKDKFIYTPDQDKTDFHKALEIISEKGFTHIDVLGGSGGEQDHFLGNLTVAFSFKEKLSIKFYDEFSEYFFIPKTFVLKNVKNKLASLYPFPTAVNVTTQGLNWPLTNENLSITSRIGTRNFAIEDDVFIEYEEGDLLIFIGSKYL; via the coding sequence ATGAGCACAAAAGTTTTGTTATTTATCAACGGTGACGCTCCAAAATCTTTTCCTGATCCGGAAAATTATGATTTAATCGCCTGTACAGATGGTGCTTTCCATTATTTGAAACAGCTGAATTTTCCTTTAGAAAATCTTGATTTCATTTCAGGTGATTTCGATTCGCATTCAGGTTCGGATGAGAATGTTTACAAAGATAAATTTATTTATACACCTGATCAGGATAAGACAGATTTTCATAAAGCTCTGGAAATCATTTCAGAAAAAGGCTTTACTCATATTGACGTTCTGGGCGGAAGCGGAGGTGAGCAGGATCATTTTTTAGGGAATCTGACTGTTGCCTTTTCGTTCAAAGAAAAATTAAGCATAAAATTTTATGATGAATTTTCAGAATATTTTTTTATACCGAAAACTTTTGTTTTAAAAAACGTAAAAAATAAACTCGCTTCATTATATCCTTTTCCAACCGCTGTAAATGTAACTACACAAGGACTAAATTGGCCCTTAACCAATGAAAATCTGAGTATTACCTCAAGAATTGGAACGCGAAATTTTGCCATTGAAGATGATGTTTTTATAGAATATGAAGAAGGTGACCTGCTGATATTTATCGGATCAAAATATCTCTGA
- a CDS encoding type III PLP-dependent enzyme domain-containing protein produces MKIKYSELIDQTLYFPTEEFNVSENNLSFHDIPLMEVIEKFGTPLKVSYLPKISQNIQKAKSWFKEAFEKIDYKKNYTYCYCTKSSHFKFVIEEALRNDISIETSSAYDMDIVKSLYNEGKVDKNIEVICNGFKTDDYLAKISDMINSGFENITPILDNYRELDKLTESIDTTFDIGIRIASEEEPKFEFYTSRLGIGYKDIIPYYSQKIAEHPNARLKMLHFFINTGIKDTAYYWNELYKCLRVYARLKKIAPEVNSLNIGGGFPIKTSLNFDYDYQYMVEEIVSQIKKFCEEEGVEEPNIYTEFGSFTVGESGANLYKIISQKRQNDREKWNMIDSSFMTTLPDTWAISRHFIMLPLNRWEDSYERVFLGGLTCDSDDYYNSEQHTNAIYLPVFSDTKPLYIGFFHTGAYQETIGGYGGVHHCLMPQPRHILIQKDENGEFQYEIFRERQGPDDILKILGY; encoded by the coding sequence ATGAAAATAAAATACTCGGAACTTATTGATCAGACATTGTATTTCCCTACGGAAGAATTCAATGTTTCTGAGAACAATTTGTCTTTTCACGACATTCCTTTGATGGAAGTTATTGAAAAGTTTGGAACGCCTCTTAAGGTAAGTTACCTCCCGAAGATCTCTCAGAATATTCAGAAAGCAAAAAGCTGGTTCAAAGAAGCTTTTGAGAAAATCGATTACAAAAAAAACTACACATACTGTTACTGCACAAAATCAAGCCATTTTAAATTTGTTATTGAAGAGGCTTTGAGGAACGATATATCGATCGAAACGTCTTCAGCATATGATATGGATATCGTAAAATCACTTTACAATGAGGGTAAAGTAGATAAGAATATCGAAGTGATCTGCAATGGTTTCAAAACGGATGATTATCTGGCGAAAATTTCAGATATGATCAACAGCGGTTTTGAAAACATCACCCCAATTCTTGATAATTACCGCGAACTGGATAAATTAACGGAAAGCATCGACACCACTTTCGATATCGGAATCAGAATCGCTTCTGAGGAAGAGCCTAAATTTGAATTTTATACCTCAAGATTAGGAATCGGATATAAAGATATCATCCCATATTACAGTCAGAAAATCGCTGAGCATCCCAATGCAAGGTTAAAAATGCTTCACTTTTTCATCAATACCGGGATCAAAGACACTGCGTATTATTGGAATGAATTGTATAAATGTCTTCGCGTGTATGCACGTTTGAAGAAAATCGCCCCGGAAGTGAATTCACTGAATATCGGTGGTGGTTTCCCGATTAAAACTTCTTTGAATTTTGATTACGATTACCAATATATGGTTGAAGAAATCGTTTCTCAGATCAAAAAATTCTGTGAAGAAGAAGGAGTAGAAGAACCGAATATTTATACAGAATTCGGAAGCTTTACCGTAGGGGAAAGCGGTGCCAATTTATATAAAATCATTTCTCAGAAACGCCAGAATGACAGAGAAAAATGGAATATGATCGATTCATCTTTCATGACAACGCTTCCAGATACTTGGGCGATTTCAAGACACTTCATCATGCTTCCTTTAAACCGTTGGGAAGATTCTTACGAAAGAGTTTTCTTGGGCGGATTAACCTGTGATTCAGATGATTATTACAATTCTGAACAACATACCAACGCAATTTATTTACCTGTTTTCAGCGATACAAAACCTTTATACATTGGGTTTTTCCACACCGGAGCATATCAGGAAACAATTGGCGGTTATGGTGGAGTTCATCACTGTTTAATGCCGCAACCAAGGCATATTCTGATTCAGAAAGATGAAAATGGAGAGTTCCAATATGAAATTTTCAGAGAACGTCAAGGCCCGGATGATATTTTGAAAATTTTGGGTTATTAA
- a CDS encoding tetratricopeptide repeat protein, producing MTKKILFSMIILICNLIFLKAQQSFKLADKEFDKGNYEKAIFYYTESINKKEELSTAYNYRGLSYLYLEKIQEAKADLESSFNLNPSDNKIHISFARFYASTGQFPKALEFYNSSIEKKPDDYQLYNERAGIKAVMEMYNEAIADADFSLKHLPNDYSAYLNRGYVYLRMGNYEKAINDLSASLKIKPSHKGFGNRGTAYALSKKYDLAINDFDRALTYNPDDVLVLYQKGEVLLTSGKREKACDCFLKVKKLGNNEIDDVIEKAKCTSL from the coding sequence ATGACGAAGAAGATATTGTTTTCAATGATTATTTTGATTTGCAATCTAATTTTTTTAAAAGCTCAGCAAAGTTTTAAACTTGCGGATAAAGAATTTGATAAAGGCAATTATGAAAAAGCCATTTTTTATTATACAGAGTCTATTAATAAAAAAGAAGAATTATCAACGGCATATAATTATCGAGGTCTTTCTTATCTGTATCTGGAAAAAATACAGGAAGCAAAAGCAGATTTAGAATCTTCATTTAATTTAAATCCTTCTGATAATAAAATACACATTAGTTTTGCACGTTTTTATGCCTCAACAGGGCAATTTCCCAAAGCGTTAGAATTTTACAACAGTTCAATCGAAAAAAAACCTGATGATTATCAATTGTACAATGAAAGGGCAGGTATAAAAGCAGTGATGGAAATGTACAATGAAGCCATTGCTGATGCTGATTTCTCCCTAAAACATCTTCCTAATGATTATTCTGCGTATCTGAACAGAGGATATGTCTACCTTAGGATGGGAAATTATGAAAAAGCCATTAATGATCTTTCTGCCTCTCTAAAAATAAAACCAAGCCACAAAGGTTTTGGTAACAGAGGAACCGCATATGCACTATCAAAAAAATATGATTTAGCAATAAATGATTTTGACAGAGCTTTAACTTATAATCCTGATGATGTGCTTGTATTGTACCAAAAAGGTGAAGTTTTATTAACATCAGGTAAAAGAGAAAAAGCCTGTGATTGTTTTTTAAAAGTTAAAAAATTGGGTAATAATGAAATTGATGATGTTATTGAAAAGGCAAAATGTACATCATTATAA
- a CDS encoding HAD family hydrolase translates to MSLQAVLFDMDGVIVDTEPLHRKAYFKTFNQLEIEVSEELYTSFTGASTKRVCETLISEFNLSHTHEDITDIKRTHFKDYFYNDEDFDLIPGVRKLIEHYYENGIKLIVASSASMTTINMVFEKFGLEKYFSGKISGADLKESKPHPEIFQLAAKMANEPIENCMVIEDSTNGILAAHHANIFCAAYKSFHTHNQDYSLANMVVSDYTELEVDKISKYF, encoded by the coding sequence ATGTCTTTACAAGCTGTGCTTTTCGATATGGATGGGGTCATTGTTGATACAGAACCGCTGCACAGGAAAGCTTATTTTAAAACATTTAATCAACTTGAAATCGAGGTTTCTGAAGAACTTTATACTTCTTTTACGGGAGCTTCTACCAAGAGAGTTTGTGAAACTTTAATCAGTGAATTTAATCTTTCTCACACTCACGAGGATATTACGGATATTAAAAGAACCCATTTCAAAGATTATTTTTACAATGATGAAGATTTTGATCTAATCCCCGGCGTGAGAAAATTAATCGAGCATTATTATGAAAACGGGATAAAATTAATCGTCGCTTCTTCCGCAAGTATGACGACCATCAATATGGTTTTTGAAAAATTCGGGCTGGAAAAATATTTTAGCGGAAAAATAAGCGGTGCAGATTTAAAAGAATCAAAACCTCATCCCGAAATTTTTCAGCTGGCAGCAAAAATGGCAAACGAACCGATTGAAAACTGCATGGTTATTGAAGATTCTACCAACGGAATTTTAGCAGCGCATCATGCGAATATTTTCTGTGCCGCATATAAAAGTTTTCATACGCACAATCAGGATTACAGCTTGGCTAATATGGTGGTTTCAGATTACACTGAATTGGAAGTTGATAAAATTTCGAAATATTTTTAG